The region aaataattaataaaatgttaAACCTTGTGGAATGTTATAAACAACAAGAAGATTAGGCCAAATCATGTATTAATAAATCTCTTGTCAATTATTCCTTAACCATTTTGGATCCTACCTCCTTGCCAAATTGGTTAAATGTTAAATTACTCCTTATAGTTTGACCTTAGAGTCCgtttaagtttatgattttttttttaaaaaaatgcgatataaaaatagcaattttaacatgttcgatttgaaaaagtgacttttaaaaacgcagttaagcgtttggtaaaattacagtttagcctttaaaattataaattaacctttaaaaaaagcatcatattacctgcgatttgaaaattaaaagcgtaattttcaaacgatttattttttgctatttagtttaaaatcgaactttttgtttacaaaatttcaatttcaaacgtACCCTTAATGTCACCTTATAACAAATAAATCCTTATGGTTtcataatgaatttataaattcttatgatatgtatttatttattttttgaaagaatctttatgaaattataaatttgcattaaaataacaattttttttttttttttttaaaaaaaaggccaTAATTTGGGgtggggtggccaaccacccagGAGTTATTTTATGTAGTGCTCCAACTTATTTGGTGAAGCCTACTTTGTGCAAAGGTAAATAatataaagagaaataaaagttaTACGTTTAATTAGGATTATGTTTTACACAGCAATGCAAAAATTAAAgtgtgataatatatatatattatattgattaatgtattttaaatatttttatgtaaattttaaataagtttcttttacataaaaatatttaaaatatgttaCATTAGTCAATATAAAAtgaaggattaaaaaaaaaaaaaaaaaggccaataGGAGAAAAAGCCCACAGTAACAACGTACACTAGCCCTCGCCTTAGATATCTCTACCACCCAATTCAACGGTCCACGCGCCGACTAGAGAGACCACGAGTGACAAGCTACCGCAGGATCTTCTGCCACGTGTCAGACCGGATCAACAGCCGCCGTCATTTCTAGACAAGCCTGGCCCACATATATATCCATTAAATTCATACGTGTCTGCCAGCGCATGCTCACAGAATCCCGACTACAATGACGAAACTAGCCCATTCTCAATGCCTATATAACGGTCACAATCATCTAACAAACAAAGGTTATTTCGGTCATTAAGTCCCGCGCTTTCAAAACGACACGTGCTCGCCGTCTCTCTCTAACACCGTTAAAGCCTTGCCAAACTTTGTCTTCTAGGGTTTTCAGAATCTTCAGGATCAAAAAGCTCGTTGTTTTCAAAGGGTTTCGTTGTAATTTGGTTTCTCGGGAATTTGTATTCCTTTGGATTTCGTTTTCATTCGCTTGGGGAAAGTTGGATGGTGCAGTTGATGAGATCCGCGAATCTCAGGCTGGAGCCTGAAACgacgtcgtcgtcgtcgtcttcGTCGTGCCGTGAGAAGCTTCCGGTGAAGTTGGAGATCGATGACTCGCTGGAGGAAGAGCACGGGCCGCTCAACAAGCGGTCGAAGCCTTCTCAGGCTTTTCAAGAGGTACGGAATCGATTTTGGTTTGTTTGGTTTCCAAGAAAATGTGAGTAAGGGTGAGGAAATGGTTAAAATTTGGGTTTTATATCATTTCACGCCTGATGAAAACATAGAATTCTAACAAAACGAGcctaattttaatttgtttttgagtGAATTTTTGAATCTTAATTTTCAGAACTGATGAAATATGAATAATTCAAAAGtgaatttccttttcttttttaattctcGTTTTTATTGGTAAACAAAAGATGGATTAGGGTTTGttgatttgtttcttttatattGCTATGAGAAAAGTTAGTTCCGAGTTTGTGTATTAGTTTTGTATTTGATTATCGACAGCGTTTCGGATTCCATGTGATTTGTTGAcaagaaaaaatcttttgatAGTAGATGACAGCTCCATTCTAAGAGCATGTCTGAAGACGTATATTGACTCCTGGGAGATCGCGTTTGGGGTATTTGTGTATAAGTTGATAGAggttaaaattttgattatgttGCATtgaataacatatatatatatatatatatatatttcaacattTCATTAAATTACATGTGGTTTCTACGCAACTGAGTTAATGATTATAATATATCATGAGCTTGGTGAGGATTTCAAGAGCGTTTATGATGTTtggattataattatttttggttACTTGGACTGGTTTAGATTAATACCTATAGTGGGATTTGGGTTTcctgaaaaaaaatttaagaggcTTCATTGCTCTCCATAGTAATTggattcttttatttgtttgtccTACATGGTCTTGTTGACTAATCAGCAATGGAGTTCCGGAGCTAACTCGTTCCCTATACCTCCTTCGCAATACAACCCGCTTGACGAGCCTAGCCCTTTGGGTTTACGGCTGAGGAAGAGCCCATCGCTGTTAGAATTAATTCAAATGAAGCTTTCTCAAGGGGGTGCTCCTAGTTCAGGAGCTGAGCAGAGTGAAGATTTTAACTTAGTAGCTAAACAGGAAATTATGGGCACTGCTGTATCAGGTCCTGCTGACAAGCTAAAGGCTTCAAATTTTCCAGCTTCACTTCTGAGGATTGGTAGTTGGGAGGTatcttcaattaattaattaatttttttttttttttttctgaatatatatataagaagaaaaagggagaaAGGGAAGgagaaattctttaaaaaaaattctgataCTAACATTCTGAGATTATAAAAATCTTATGACATGTCACATATTACTCTAAATTTTGCAGTATAAATCAAGATACGAAGGTGATTTAGTGGCAAAGTGTTACTTTGCCAAGCATAAGCTTGTTTGGGAAGTTCTTGAAGGTGGTCTAAAGAGTAAAATAGAAATCCAATGGTCAGATATTATGGCTCTGAAGGCGCATTGTCCTGATAATGGACCTAGTTCATTTAATGTCGTGGTACGTATGACCTTATGctttgtgtgtgtatgtatgcAGCCTATTTGTAAGTGGTTTGAATGTTCATTAAGATGCTAAGGTGTGCATGTGTATAAATGGTTAACTAAGACACCTGTGATCTCTTGTGCAGCTGGCTAGACAGCCCCTTTTCTTCAGGGAGACCAACCCTCAGCCTAGAAAGCATACCTTATGGCAGGCAGCGGCAGATTTTACGGATGGGCAGGCTAGCATACAAAGGTAATAGTTTGGATTTCTTCCCTATTCTCTCTTTATACTGACAGCAAGACTGCCAAAATGTGTGTTTTTGCTGTGTTTTGCATAATTAAGCCTTAGCTAGAAAGTCTTCCTAGGACTTAGGTTGTTCTTGGAGGCTTATAGTTTGCTGGATGATGTTCCAATGTATTTCCATACTTTTTTCCAATATGACAGAGAATTTGCTTTCACTGTTCTTATAACTCTTTGTAAACTCATCCATTGTTCTTTTGTTTCACCTCTTTCCTCTTGGACAATTAATCATCTCATTTAGGGATATTGAGAGTAATTTATTTTTGGGTCCTTTATATGGTCTTTATTTGCTTGAGCACTACACTGTTATCAGGTTCTTGTAGGTATATCCTCTGCTTATCTTTCAGCTAGTGCAGCCCTGGCTGCATGCAactaatttcttttttagaaatttattttcttcaacCCATGGCATAGGACATGTTGCAATCTTAGTGTGTTTCCTAACTCTTTGTGCTTCTCTGAAGTATTTCTTTTGCTTTATGCCAAAAACAAGAGGAAGCATTTATAGCAAAAGTCATTTGTACCGGTTGCACATTTGCAGTTTCATTTCTTTAAAGAACATATATGTTCATTATGATGAATATAGAACTCTTTATAGTTACCTGTCTCGTTGAAAGTCCCTTTTTTAATACATCAGATTCTACATTTTATCATTTCAGCCCTTCTATTTAAAGATGCAATTATGTGTTTGGGTATTTAGTTTGTGAGACTTTGGTTTGGTGGATAATTTCGATGTTATTGTTTTATAGGCAACATTTTCTGCAATGCCCACAAGGGTTGTTAAACAAGCATTTTGAAAAGCTTATTCAGTGTGATATGCGCCTTAACTTCTTAAGCCAACAGCCAGAGATAGTTTTGGATTCACCATACTTTGAACCACGGTCTTCTGTTTTTGAAGACCCAGAAGAATCTAAAGACCATAGTTTTGATCAAGTGGATAGTCGCAGGGCATCTATGTCTGGTTTCCAGGATGTAGCATCACCAACTGCTACGCAATCATCTTCATTGAAGATTGAGCAAAAACAGGATTCTGCTGGTATGGTATCGGAAAATCGCTTACGGGAAGCTCCTTCCCCCAGTTCAGGTACAATGACAAGCTTGAACGTTGTTTTAAGCATGCTGATTGATAGtttttttactgtttattttactcttttttttcttttgcaatttAGCTATGGGCATTATCAGATCATGGCATGATTTTGAACAGCAATAGATTTTTCTGCTGCTTTTGATGCACTATGGTGATAGTTTTTTGGCCTGAACCTCGTGGTGATCGATAATGCTTCTTAAGATGCTCTTGATGTCTCAAATATTTATTGAAGTTACAATCTTAAGGAATCATGGTTATCTACTAGGTGCATGGCTTAATGATTGTCCACACTTCATTTAAAAGCTCTACTTAAGAGCCTGAATGTACTGAAGGCAGCTTAATATCACAGGTCTTAGACAAAACTTTTGCCATTCAGGATCtgcatgcatgttctgaaggcCATTTAACACCTTTATCTAATCTAGTTTTAGTGGTATTTgtacttattgaaaaaaaaaaaataaggttttATTGTTATTTGTACTTCATGATGCATATGTTTAAACTTGTGcttgtgcattttttttcttgtagatCTATCTTTTCTAGGATGTTTATAAAGATGGCATTTTTAGTAGCGTTCTTATAGAGTTTAGCAAATTGATACGCTGGTACTGAATAAATTTGAACTACCAGGGCcagttaaaaatttaaaatgtttaaaGTTTTATGTGTAATCATTTCAACTATTTGTCAAACTTGAGAATTTGTTGTATTGGAAAGGCCTTTGATTCTCCATTTAAATCCTGCTAATGTTTCTGgactaaaaaatttcataccTTGAGAAGgatattttgtattgttatgGGCTACAAGGAATAGTGATTACATACTCTGCCTCATGTCGTCCATTCGATAATTGATTACCTTTCTCATGTTAGTGATGGACACTCGTGCAATTGAAGGTAATGGAAGTTCTGAAGCGGTTGATTCCGCAGGTTCAAGAAACTGGAAGGCTGGGCTCCATCCATCCATGTCAATGAGTGATATAGTGAACCATATTGGACTTTGTATTTCAGAACAGATGACTTCTGGTAATCTGCCCGCCGCTGATGAAGGTTCAGGATATGATGATATTCTTGAGGACATTGCTCAGTACCTGCTCAATGACAATCAGTTTACTGCTGCTTCTGATGAGAAATCCCTCATGTCAAGGGTCAATTCTCTGTGTTGCCTTTTGCAGAAGGACTCTGGGACAGTCCAGAATTCAGCGGGTAATGGGGAAAGTTGCGCCGAGGGACCTGATGGTGGAACGGGCATTCAAGTTAAGCACAACTCTGAACAAATACATGATAATAAATATAGAGCTGATTTGAAAGTTTCTGACCAGGATACAAGGGATGTATCTGGCAGCAAGCAGGTATCAGCTATGTCAAGGAAAGACTCATTTGGGGACCTCCTGCTTCATCTCCCTCGAATTGCATCCCTCCCAAAGTTCTTGTTTAACATTTCAGAAGAAGATGGTGAGAGTTAATCTAGATAGTTCTCGTTTATTATTCCAAAATTGCAAGAATCAGACTAGATcgcaacctctctctctctcattgaaTCAGACTGTCTGTTTAATATAATCTGATGTCTCCAATGAAGCGATTGTCTTCTACTTGAAGCAGGGGGAGTCTTGGGATTCGGAAATTTGTTTTGATGAAGAATCCTGTTTAAGTCCCATGTACAAATCTTTGTATTAggcgttgaagctcctttgttaCATGCCTTCTTTATGTTCTTTGAACAGTGTTTCTCTATGTATTTGTACAATTCTTGCAAAAAAATCCTTGTAATTTATGGTTCTTTGGTGATTTTCCAGTGGTTTGATATGTTTTCTGACTATTCTACTATCTTTTTCGTTTAAGGTAATACGTGGACCTCAAGGTCCATGTCATGCAGTACCTCAACGCTACTTGGTATTATTaggttttttatattatttcgTGCATCGTTGCATTTGTATAATCTCTTAAAAAAGACtagttaaattataatttaagctTTTTAGATTCACGAATAAAGTTTAGTCGTccaattaaaaatcaatatgaAACTTAGCATTCACGAATACTTTAATAAAGTAGTCTCGGGTCCTTGTTCACAACAATCTGGATCCTGCCTGGTAGTATTTGAGGGTACAAATGCCAGCTGCTGTTCACGCATCCTATCCTCACCAATTTTTCAAGACTAAATCAATCCAACCAATCATCAGTCCATCTTGACAAAATACTCACAAACAGCTTTATCAGGTCTAATTCCAGTCTTGATCGTTTCATCAGTGAGCTGCACCACAATTtatccaattatatatataatctgttttttttttttttttaatttttttattttttattgtgattatgttgatttttgtatttttttttttttatattattttttcaacaacACAGCCTCAaccaatcaaattttgaaagtaTTCACATTTCTATATAAAagatgtaaaaatattatttatcctTATATATACGGGAGTCTTTAGAAtttaagaaaggaaagaaatatataGATTGGAGGAAAATTCTCAAACTCAATCTATAAAATTGACAGTTTATTTCGAGTAGTTGATTCTTTGTTAATCCTatttaaaatgcatgtgagaatcatatgcTCTAAAAACATATAACAGTTCTCACATGTTCTAAAAACATATAACAGTGTCTCGTTAAGAATATAATGAATTGATGATCTCGTAGTCAAAGAGAAGATGTCTCATCATGACAATTGCATTggaaaatcaaaattgaaatGTTATCCAATGAAGATCAGAAAACTATagaaaaccaaaattaaaaagagcaaaaattaattaaaaaaacttgaaaagttATTTTAAGCATAATCCCTTTGTGTTAAATATGTAGCATGGATGGAACATCTTTagataattttttgaaactctTAGAGAAGCAGAATTACTCTGCCCATAAACATTGTCATCGTAGACCCTCCTAACCTAGGGGAAGTATTCTTGGAGGGTGACTGACTAATGCCCCATATAGGCAGGATTTGATTGTGACTAGGAAGGTTGGTCCATGATAATTTATGATAACCTTTGCATTGATataatgttaaattatcacttatcccaaaagtttaataaatttaattatttaattgatgtTTTGAGTCTCTGACAATACTACATGATAGATTGGTTTGAAGTCATacggaaaaaaaataaaaaataaaaaattgcagcTTGTCCAATTCTTCCACTCTCATTAGGTGCATTTCCATGATATGCATGTGCCTGGCCAACACTTACATACAGCTTGAGTTGAATCATATGTTTTATTTTCGGAAATTGGCatatgtttgttaattttttttagtttaaaaaagtgttcttatgtgacataaaggtgaaaactatttttaagttttaaaaaataaaaagacaacaaaaatacaaacaaacatgGCCAAGTGTGTTACTTGCACCATATAGATAGTCTTGAGGCTATTAAGGCATAAGATAATGTGATCATGCTTACAAAGGAGCAGTTCTACTTGCCCACATGACATTTTCTAACAAGCTTCATGTAAATAGCACAGAAAGCAGAATAATATTCATGGAAAGTTAGACCATAAAAAGGCTCTGTTAATCTACAATCAACAATCATGGTAGATTTGACACCAAAGTAAAATGCTTAAAACACTTAGCTCTCAGTTGTGTATATCATACATCATCTCTGCATTTACATTTGTATGGATACACCAAGAATTGTTAAAGCAAATCCTATGCtaatttccttgttcttttcgTTTACTTAGAACAGAAATGTAGTATTTTTTGATACGTGGGCAGGATATCTGAGAGAGCAGAGGTGATGTATTCAAGATAAGCGAACACATATAAAACATGGAGGATCTGTGGACTGCTCTTCGGGTGTAAAGAACTCCAAGCACTGGCAATGGAAGGCATGACCACATGGAAGAACAGAAACAGCTTGAAGAATAGAAGGATCTAATTCTTCACCTGTTGGTGAATATGCAAGATCATTATCACATAGATGACAGTTTTGTCCAAATGGTTGAGTGGTAGGATCATCAGAACCTGTAATGAACATTCTTATTACAAATGATGGTACCAAATTAAATAAGGAGCCTTTATATAACTGTAAAGAAGAACAAAGCATCAACACTTGGGTTACAGAACAACAATACAACTGTGTTAGCTTGCTGCTATGGGCTGTGGCATATTTTACTGAACTGACATAAATTGATGAATTTGTGGCTGTAATATGGCATCATTCTGACCTTTGGGTTGTTTAATGCCATCATGCCACTCTgaacatattatttatatatagcatgaCAATTTTTGAAACCATTGAACTATACCTAGAGTTGGATCTGCGgtttataaaatcataaaatgttTCGATTTTTCATACTAATGAAACAATATTACAACAAATAATAACAGAAGTCATGACTACTACCTATAACTTCTACATTATTTGTACAAGTTTCCCAAGTTTATGCTACATAATTCCATAATAACGGCATAATCTTCTTTGATAAACTGCTATAACCAGAACAGCTTGTCCACCCTCTCCATTTCAGCCACAGACATTACATTATTGCTAAACTCTGAATTTAGGCATGAAGACTGACCtccaccttttacaaaaaattGAGATTATTCTAATCGTGATTTGAGGACAAGGCCTATCTCATGTCCTTAGAAGTATGAAGCTGTTCATGGGTTTATCTATTGTTATCTACTATCCTTAGTACGGTAGCAGTATTCAACAGGGTGGCCTATGCAAAATGGTGTTGGTTCCCACTAGCATAATTATGACTTGTGCAAAGGACACCATGAagtaaatgagtaatgctactatTTCCCATCTCATAGAAAACCCTTTTTGCTTCGCTTAGCCTTATCCCCCTCCAGGGGTATTTTAGTAATAGGTTCTATAGGAACTGGACGATCCTATTTGATCAAATACCTAGAAGAAAACTCCTATGTTCTTTTCATTACAGTATTTCTAAACAATTTCCTGGATAACAAGCCTAGGAGTTTTCTTATTGAGGACAGGGAATGAAAGGGTTCGCTTTGACCGTTAAGAGTAGGCTACTCTTCACACCCATTTAGTACCGACTGGCATGAGAAGCCACTTAAAATACCCCACATTAGTCAATGTGAAATGGGCCtaaaaagtagcattactctaaataaattaattatacaGTCAATCAAGCAAGACCATGAAAGCAgactgtgaacatatgtagccTAAGCTTAAGCAAAATGACTTGTTGGACATTCTAACTTCTAAGCCTGTTCCTTTTCCAAGATGGATATCAGATAACAGCAAGTAATTAAAATCCGGTACCAAAATTAAGGCGTACAATTCATTCCAAGACATAATCAGACTGCAGAGCGACATGCAATGTGGATATTCTTAAGAGTAAATTTCAAATAGGATGAAAAGTAAAGAGTTCCCTTTGGACATACCATCCCAAGAGATATGATCTGTTGGAAGATCCCATTCTGTGGGCTGTTTGGATGGCTTTTCGGAAGGTTGCTTCCTGAACTTAGATGGCTCTTTGGAAGGTCGTCGCTTCCTGAACTTAGATGGTTTTTCTGAAGGTCGGCTCCCAACTTGCTTTTCCAAAACTTGGTGGGAGGCTGGAGTTCTATGGCTTTGACTCTTCTGAAAATGTGAAGCAAAATCTTTGCTCTTCTCAGCAGACAGATACTTTGGAGTGTGGTCTGGTTTACCTACAGGAAACAGcaagaacaataaaaatattgttgttgaaTTAGAATAGGAGCACCAAGCACATGTGATTAGAGCACATGTGCTTaggataaattttttaattttcctttttgtgGGGAATAAAGAGGTCTTATTGAAGTAACAACAAAATGGAGTTAAGATTAACGGTTATATTGTACATTACCTCTGTAATTATTCCTCTTGGTGCCTCCATCTCCCCTGACTAACCGAGAATATGATGAAGATGGTTCAGTTTGGGAGGTCTTGACTGCATTGTTATAACCATGCTGTACTTCAGACCTCCGTTTATAACTCATGTTAGACACATTGCCCGGATTCCTTGATTCAACTCTGGAGGTCCTGACAGTTTGTTCGCCGGTGACCCTTTTAACAGAAGCACTTCCTGAAGCAGCTTTAAGGCCTTGGGAGTTCCTGACAGTTTGTTCACCGTTGACCCTTGTAACAGCAGGATTTTGTGATCTTATCCCAGAAAAACTACCCCGCTTTTGATTTGGCAAGGTAACCTCTCTGTGACTGCTATAGCCTCTTGAAGCAGCTTTAGGGCCTTGGGAGGTTCTGACAGTATAATTAACCTGCTTCTCAATTGGCAATGCACCCTCTCTGTGCCTAGAGGCTCTTGAAGCGGCTTTCGGGTGGCCTCGATAGCTTTTATGGTGACCTGAATTTACATATCTTGCATCTTCATAACCTCCTAAACTATAGTATCTATTATGATATTCACCATTGAAGTTAGACGAAGTTTTGCCATCTGTTCTGCGGCCATAACCTTGGAAGTCACTGCTTGTGTTGTCCAAAAGACCTGAAAAGCTTAAATTAGGGGGTGAACTCTGGGGGGTGAATGATTTTGCATGCATATTCCTACAGTGATCAACTTTAGGAGGAGTCCGGTTTCTGTGAACACCATATTGATATCTATCTTCATTGCCCCCTCCACCGCCATGGATAAGAGAACCTCCACCAATCTGCTCAGGACAGTAAAGAGCACCATTTTGAACAGGATTGTGGATGACATTATAGGCCGCACTTGGTTCCCCAGAATCTTGAAGAGACTGAAA is a window of Alnus glutinosa chromosome 4, dhAlnGlut1.1, whole genome shotgun sequence DNA encoding:
- the LOC133866928 gene encoding uncharacterized protein LOC133866928, yielding MEKGDLYKVRLMPQKDYQDEEPKECILQSEGVDHIRHMYPREYKGKIFQSPNGNIESINRFQSLQDSGEPSAAYNVIHNPVQNGALYCPEQIGGGSLIHGGGGGNEDRYQYGVHRNRTPPKVDHCRNMHAKSFTPQSSPPNLSFSGLLDNTSSDFQGYGRRTDGKTSSNFNGEYHNRYYSLGGYEDARYVNSGHHKSYRGHPKAASRASRHREGALPIEKQVNYTVRTSQGPKAASRGYSSHREVTLPNQKRGSFSGIRSQNPAVTRVNGEQTVRNSQGLKAASGSASVKRVTGEQTVRTSRVESRNPGNVSNMSYKRRSEVQHGYNNAVKTSQTEPSSSYSRLVRGDGGTKRNNYRGKPDHTPKYLSAEKSKDFASHFQKSQSHRTPASHQVLEKQVGSRPSEKPSKFRKRRPSKEPSKFRKQPSEKPSKQPTEWDLPTDHISWDGSDDPTTQPFGQNCHLCDNDLAYSPTGEELDPSILQAVSVLPCGHAFHCQCLEFFTPEEQSTDPPCFICVRLS
- the LOC133866499 gene encoding uncharacterized protein LOC133866499 isoform X3 gives rise to the protein MVQLMRSANLRLEPETTSSSSSSSCREKLPVKLEIDDSLEEEHGPLNKRSKPSQAFQEQWSSGANSFPIPPSQYNPLDEPSPLGLRLRKSPSLLELIQMKLSQGGAPSSGAEQSEDFNLVAKQEIMGTAVSGPADKLKASNFPASLLRIGSWEYKSRYEGDLVAKCYFAKHKLVWEVLEGGLKSKIEIQWSDIMALKAHCPDNGPSSFNVVLARQPLFFRETNPQPRKHTLWQAAADFTDGQASIQRQHFLQCPQGLLNKHFEKLIQCDMRLNFLSQQPEIVLDSPYFEPRSSVFEDPEESKDHSFDQVDSRRASMSGFQDVASPTATQSSSLKIEQKQDSAGMVSENRLREAPSPSSGSRNWKAGLHPSMSMSDIVNHIGLCISEQMTSGNLPAADEGSGYDDILEDIAQYLLNDNQFTAASDEKSLMSRVNSLCCLLQKDSGTVQNSAGNGESCAEGPDGGTGIQVKHNSEQIHDNKYRADLKVSDQDTRDVSGSKQVSAMSRKDSFGDLLLHLPRIASLPKFLFNISEEDGES
- the LOC133866499 gene encoding uncharacterized protein LOC133866499 isoform X2, with the protein product MVQLMRSANLRLEPETTSSSSSSSCREKLPVKLEIDDSLEEEHGPLNKRSKPSQAFQEQWSSGANSFPIPPSQYNPLDEPSPLGLRLRKSPSLLELIQMKLSQGGAPSSGAEQSEDFNLVAKQEIMGTAVSGPADKLKASNFPASLLRIGSWEYKSRYEGDLVAKCYFAKHKLVWEVLEGGLKSKIEIQWSDIMALKAHCPDNGPSSFNVVLARQPLFFRETNPQPRKHTLWQAAADFTDGQASIQRQHFLQCPQGLLNKHFEKLIQCDMRLNFLSQQPEIVLDSPYFEPRSSVFEDPEESKDHSFDQVDSRRASMSGFQDVASPTATQSSSLKIEQKQDSAGMVSENRLREAPSPSSGNGSSEAVDSAGSRNWKAGLHPSMSMSDIVNHIGLCISEQMTSGNLPAADEGSGYDDILEDIAQYLLNDNQFTAASDEKSLMSRVNSLCCLLQKDSGTVQNSAGNGESCAEGPDGGTGIQVKHNSEQIHDNKYRADLKVSDQDTRDVSGSKQVSAMSRKDSFGDLLLHLPRIASLPKFLFNISEEDGES
- the LOC133866499 gene encoding uncharacterized protein LOC133866499 isoform X1 encodes the protein MVQLMRSANLRLEPETTSSSSSSSCREKLPVKLEIDDSLEEEHGPLNKRSKPSQAFQEQWSSGANSFPIPPSQYNPLDEPSPLGLRLRKSPSLLELIQMKLSQGGAPSSGAEQSEDFNLVAKQEIMGTAVSGPADKLKASNFPASLLRIGSWEYKSRYEGDLVAKCYFAKHKLVWEVLEGGLKSKIEIQWSDIMALKAHCPDNGPSSFNVVLARQPLFFRETNPQPRKHTLWQAAADFTDGQASIQRQHFLQCPQGLLNKHFEKLIQCDMRLNFLSQQPEIVLDSPYFEPRSSVFEDPEESKDHSFDQVDSRRASMSGFQDVASPTATQSSSLKIEQKQDSAGMVSENRLREAPSPSSVMDTRAIEGNGSSEAVDSAGSRNWKAGLHPSMSMSDIVNHIGLCISEQMTSGNLPAADEGSGYDDILEDIAQYLLNDNQFTAASDEKSLMSRVNSLCCLLQKDSGTVQNSAGNGESCAEGPDGGTGIQVKHNSEQIHDNKYRADLKVSDQDTRDVSGSKQVSAMSRKDSFGDLLLHLPRIASLPKFLFNISEEDGES